The following proteins come from a genomic window of Micromonospora zamorensis:
- a CDS encoding M50 family metallopeptidase, translating to MMSIDGLGDLWDTLFGAQPDPPPLLVLITGAVALVVVSTRLPWRIARNAITIAHEGGHALVALLTGRKLRGIRLHSDTSGLTLSAGRPTGPGMILTLLAGYVAPPLVGLAGAWLLGGNRITLLLWVAVALLLAMLIMIRNAFGVVSLLVTGALVFAVSWYATPQVQAAFAYAGVWFLLLGGVRPVVELQRLRSRGRMPASDADQLAGLTPFPAFFWVTVFALVNLAALITGALLLTGPILTDAGLTL from the coding sequence ATGATGTCGATCGACGGGCTGGGCGACCTGTGGGACACGCTGTTCGGCGCGCAGCCGGACCCGCCCCCGCTGCTGGTGCTGATCACCGGGGCCGTCGCGCTGGTGGTGGTGTCCACCCGACTGCCCTGGCGGATCGCCCGTAACGCCATCACCATCGCCCACGAGGGCGGACACGCGCTCGTCGCCCTGCTCACCGGCCGCAAGCTGCGCGGTATCCGGCTGCACTCGGACACCTCGGGGCTCACGCTCTCCGCCGGGCGCCCCACCGGCCCCGGCATGATCCTCACCCTGCTCGCCGGATACGTCGCCCCGCCCCTGGTCGGGTTGGCCGGTGCGTGGCTGCTCGGCGGCAACCGGATCACCCTGCTGCTCTGGGTCGCTGTGGCGCTGCTGCTCGCCATGCTCATCATGATCCGCAACGCCTTCGGCGTGGTGTCGCTGCTGGTCACCGGCGCGCTGGTGTTCGCCGTCTCCTGGTACGCCACCCCGCAGGTGCAGGCCGCGTTCGCGTACGCCGGGGTGTGGTTTCTGCTGCTCGGCGGGGTGCGACCGGTGGTGGAGCTGCAACGGCTGCGGTCGCGCGGCCGGATGCCCGCCTCCGACGCCGACCAGCTCGCGGGGCTGACCCCGTTCCCGGCGTTCTTCTGGGTGACCGTCTTCGCCCTGGTCAACCTGGCCGCCCTGATCACAGGCGCCCTGCTCCTGACCGGCCCGATCCTCACCGATGCAGGCCTGACGCTCTGA
- a CDS encoding ketopantoate reductase family protein, whose amino-acid sequence MRYVIIGAGAVGGTIGVRLAEAGRDVTLVARGAHLDAIRARGLTLRQPDGEVTARLTAVDGPDERLLPSDTVLVLTVKSQDTAGALAAWVDAPVVGGGTAGERLPLVTAQNGVANERAALRLFADVHPVCVWLPATHLDPGVVVANGYPHPGMLHIGRYPGGADDTDRAIAADLDAAGFVAPVRADVLRWKYGKLLSNLGNGLQALLGQGIPDALVERVRAEGVAALAAAGIVHTSPEEEKAERGDLVGQRPVDGEARSGGSTWQSLARGTGSTEVDHLNGEIALLGRLHGVATPVNVAVQRAVRRAVRERIAAGAFPLVELEKMIA is encoded by the coding sequence ATGCGGTACGTGATCATTGGCGCGGGTGCGGTAGGCGGGACCATCGGCGTACGGCTCGCCGAGGCCGGCAGGGACGTGACACTGGTGGCCCGGGGCGCTCACCTGGACGCGATTCGTGCGCGGGGTCTGACCCTGCGGCAGCCCGACGGTGAGGTCACCGCCCGGCTCACCGCCGTGGACGGGCCCGACGAGCGGCTACTGCCTTCGGACACGGTGCTGGTGCTCACCGTCAAGTCGCAGGACACCGCCGGTGCGCTGGCCGCCTGGGTGGACGCCCCGGTGGTCGGCGGCGGTACGGCGGGCGAGCGGTTGCCGCTGGTGACCGCCCAGAACGGGGTGGCGAACGAGCGAGCGGCGCTACGCCTCTTCGCCGACGTGCACCCGGTCTGTGTCTGGCTGCCGGCCACCCATCTGGACCCGGGCGTGGTTGTCGCCAACGGCTACCCGCACCCCGGGATGCTCCACATCGGTCGCTACCCGGGCGGCGCCGACGACACCGACCGGGCGATCGCCGCGGATCTGGACGCCGCCGGTTTCGTCGCCCCGGTGCGCGCGGACGTGCTGCGCTGGAAGTACGGCAAGCTGCTCAGCAACCTCGGCAACGGCCTCCAGGCGCTGCTCGGGCAGGGCATCCCGGACGCGTTAGTTGAGCGGGTACGCGCCGAAGGTGTCGCCGCGCTCGCCGCCGCCGGGATCGTGCACACCTCGCCGGAGGAGGAGAAGGCCGAACGCGGTGACCTGGTGGGGCAGCGCCCGGTCGACGGCGAGGCCCGCTCGGGTGGCTCCACCTGGCAGAGCCTGGCCCGGGGCACCGGCTCGACCGAGGTTGACCACCTCAACGGCGAGATCGCGCTGCTGGGACGGCTGCACGGCGTGGCGACCCCGGTCAACGTCGCCGTCCAGCGGGCCGTACGCCGGGCGGTCCGCGAGCGGATCGCGGCTGGCGCGTTCCCGCTCGTCGAGCTGGAGAAGATGATCGCCTGA
- a CDS encoding SigE family RNA polymerase sigma factor gives MPDVDGFDEFYRGSRQRLLGFVYALTGDRGEAQDAVQEAYIRAWQRWSTVSRYDDPEAWVRVVASRIAVSRWRSLRSRARAYLRHGAVETVPGPGTDTVEVVAALRLLPEEQRVAIALYYLVGMPVAEVARETAAPVGTVKARLSRGRTALAGLLAVSDLEEATDA, from the coding sequence GTGCCGGACGTCGACGGGTTCGACGAGTTCTACCGGGGGAGCCGTCAACGGCTGCTCGGGTTCGTCTACGCCCTCACCGGCGACCGGGGCGAGGCGCAGGACGCCGTGCAGGAGGCGTACATCAGGGCGTGGCAGCGCTGGTCGACGGTGAGCCGGTACGACGACCCGGAGGCGTGGGTGCGGGTCGTGGCCAGCCGCATCGCGGTCAGCCGGTGGCGCAGCCTGCGCAGTCGTGCTCGCGCGTACCTGCGACACGGGGCCGTCGAGACCGTTCCCGGCCCGGGCACCGACACCGTCGAGGTGGTCGCCGCGCTGCGTCTGCTACCCGAGGAGCAACGCGTCGCCATCGCCCTGTACTACCTGGTCGGCATGCCGGTCGCCGAGGTGGCACGGGAGACCGCGGCCCCGGTGGGCACGGTCAAGGCCCGACTCTCCCGGGGGCGCACTGCGCTCGCCGGTCTGCTCGCCGTCTCTGACCTGGAGGAGGCCACCGATGCGTGA